The DNA sequence ACACACATGTCTATCTGTTCCAAGCAGTCTTTAACGGCTTGGTATTCTCTCTCCTTCTTGGCCTTGACGAGTGGCTTGGACACTTGGAGAAGGAAGGTTGTTGTGTGTTGCGCCCTGTGCTGGCTCGCCAACAACGCGTAGTGGACTAGTTGTCGAGGGCTTAATATCGTCGTGTTAGAGCTGTGGATGTATGCAGTCAGGCTTCGGATGCATAGGTCCTGGTACTCTGTGATCTGACATGATACTTCGATGTAGGCCCGAGTCCGGGAACGCCTAGGGATGGTTGTCTGTGCTGTGGTTGAAGTGTAGAAGAGGATGAGGAAGCTTGAAATCAAGGACAAGAAAAGTCTTGTAAGCTTCACCATGAATTTGTTCTTGCCTCTTGGTAGTGGTTTTTTTAACTTAACATAAATTGTGTATGTGAGATACTTTGTTGTAATGAGAGAACTGTATAAATAGAATAGTGAATAGAGAGAGCTTATCGTGCATTGTACGTGCATAAGTTAAAATAATCCGAACGGTTGACTATAGAATGAAgagaattattttatttgttgtgTAAGATTTGGATCATATCAGAAAAGATAGACACGGATGGACCAAAACTATATAGTAGTATATAGTTGCTTTGCTTTGTTTTTGGAGTGATATTGGAATCTTGACTCAAAAGAAAATGCTTAGCTGGGTTGGGGGGTACTATTTAATTGTGTTGAGCTGCATACCAACATTCGTAGACCTTCATGGGGGAAGGAGCACGTGTTATATAAATTAACTAGATGACATGATCACCTTGAACAATAATTTAAACATTGCTTAGATTGCATGATTCTTACAATTGCGGTTATCAAATTCTATGGACCAAGATTTCAAAAGTCTTTCGATACCGCCATAGATCATGAGAAGATAAAGTAGTATTTTAGCAAAACTAGCCAACCAGTCTAATCAAAGTCCACCTTTAGTAAAGATCTGTATAACTCAGCTTTCTTTTCGGGCTTTAAAGGTTCGCATTGGCTGAAAGTAGAGTAAGTGGTACTGTATATGTAATGTGTAGCTTTCAAACGGGAAAgcaaattaatcaaaatataaaatagaatTAAGCAGATACATAAATATATCGTTCCATCTCACAAAAagaacaggactaaaagttacAGATTACACAACCAGCAGCTACGAGATGTTACAGTAAAAGAAACAAGACACTAGTAAACACACCAAGTACACGTTTGAATTTCATACTGCAAGGTTGGGAAGTTATTCAGCAACCTTCATGCCCGAGAGATAAACTCGACTCTGAATCACAGTCCCCCCAATCCAGAAACCAGGCATAACCATAAGTCCTACCTTAGGTTTTGGGTCATTTTCATCTACTATCATCAAATTCTTCACTACACTCTCCATATAAACCTCGGAGAATTCACTTCCTCTCTTCACTTGGAAGACCTTAACACTGGGATCAAAAGAATAAGCCAACCTATGCAAAAGCCAGACTGCCTTGGCCAGTTTTAGAAATGCCTGGTAGAAAGGAGTCCTTGGATGCCCGCCTCCCATGACGTAATTCCTTTGATCCATGTTTCCGAAAAAAGAAGCCTCCATCTTCTGATGAACCACTACTAGGTATTTGCTTCGGCAAAATTTCCCAAACACCGAATCTGGACTTTGACCAAGCATGTCAAGTGGATCCATCTCCCTTAATGCAAGAAATTGGTTGAAGAAGCTCTCCTTTGTAAGAGTAAGATCATCAACTTTCATGGCAAAGCTTTCCTGCTGAAAGCCACTGAACATTTGTTGGCAAATATTGGATTCAAATGCATATTTCTTGTGAGCCCTTTTCGCATAAACAACATTGGGTTCGATTGAGTTAGCTGCAGCATCAAGGTCCCAACCAGCAGCTTTCATCATGTTGATCAATGGCTTAGAAAAATCATGAATAGCTTTAAAAGTAGCTTCTACATATGACAAGAAAAGATCAGGAGTTAGATCCACATGGAAAAAACCATTTTCATCTGCCGAACCTTCAGAATCTTTTGACAACAATCCCCTGAGCTTAAGATTCTTTTCAAGCTTAATTCGCTTCTGGTTTGCCTCCTCAATTTGCCGTTGCATTTGAAGGATCTCAGAATCTTTATTCTGAATTTCAGACTGGAACTTCTTAACCATAACCTCGTAGGTCTTCAGCAGGCTCTGTTGTTCTTGGATCTCAGCAGCCAAGCGAGAATCCTGTGGGGAAACACATACTGGCTTGGGATTGTTTTCTCTGTAGAAGTGTTTTAGTTCAGACAAGTTCTTCAGTTCAGATATTACAAGCTTATCAGCAGTTTGAATTTTATCGGGGTTGTAGGGAGTATGAGCTGCTTGAAGTTGGATGTAAGCTGACTTAAGGGAGGAAATGTTGGTAAAAATCTTGGATATCAGGGCCTCAACGGCTTCTGGGTTCTGATTCATAGCCTCTTCCATTGGTTGTGGGTGAACCTTCTGGCTGTTGTTCTCACGAAGTTGGGAATCCTTTGCTCCAGTGGGTAGCATAGCTGCTACCAAGTTGGCGGTGGTTAAATAGACCTCTTCTAGATAAAGAACCAAAACTACAAGAGCTGGAAATACCTAATGAAATATTAGTGGCATCTTCTACGCGTGAACAGGATGCTCATATTTAATATGCAATAATCTAGGAATGCGATGCAACTGTTCATTTTCAAATTTCAGAATATGATGTAACTgttactttgaaaaaaaaatgatgtaaaTGTTCATTTTATATCAAATTAATCTATTGGCTATAATATAATAAGGCCTGCAGCCTGCTGTCATAAAGTATTAAAGTTAACAATGGAAACAACGTTACAAATTTCCAGTCGTTCTAATGAAACAGATCCTCACCCCAACTTTAATAATGGCTCATCCAAAGGGAATACAGTCAATACACAACTTTTAAATTCTCTGCCTTTCTTATTTGCAAAACGAAAACATTTGTAATATAACTTGAATAGCAGTAATTAGATCACCTAACAACACCCAAATCATAGCAAATATAAGGAAAGGGGTTTGAGCTGCCTACCTATATGATCCGCATATCTGCCACTGTCTATACCCAGCTAGCATAATACCGTTCAATCTAAAACACACAAAGAAATCAGTTAAAGAAATAATAGCACGGCAGAAAAAATCAAAAGTTGTCCGCACACAATTCATTACAACAATAGAGGTAATTCAACATAATCTTAGGCTTGATCCAGCTACTAATACGTTTTTTTTTCGGTAATGAGCTACTAATACGTTATCCCTTACGATGTAACACAACATTCTTTCTTAAACAATACATTTTGAGGATATTGGAAAACGAACTTAAGAAAAACTTCTGCCAGAAACATTATTGGCATATAACCGTCTCTCTCATTCACGCAAACCCAAAAACTATGTTCGAAATCgcagataataataataacaaaagcCATTACCAAACTCCCACAAAAGCATAAAtttatagttaaaaaaaaaatcatattttaaagACTAATTATCCGAGATCAAAACCCTCCCTAAAAGGATAAATAagtacatatatacatttcagCTTTTATCGTTGAAGAAGATAGCGCACAAGAAATAGCAGTTGTATACCAGGATTCAAGACGATACGGAAAATCAAGTAAAATTAAAGGCACGATCagtgaaaacaaaaaatataaaacccTAACTCCGCAAACAGAAAAAAGTGGAATCGGTCTAAATTGACTCAATCCCCAAGGGAGAATATGTGGAAAAGAATACCTGGAATACAAATTCAGCAAGAAAGTAAGGAATCTTATCATCATAGAACTCCACATGGAGGAATCATCAAGCAATGTACATAAATAAATGTATagaatatagatatatatagttATAGTTATCGTTATAGTTACAGAGAGGAAAGAACCAAACTGAACCTTGAAAACAGTTTGTGAGAGGTGCTGAGGCGAGAAGAGCGAAGTTATAAAGGGTTGGAGATGGAGAATGTTGAGTATAGCCGAGAGGGTAACGACGGTGGGCTTGAGCTTGACTGTTAAGGTAGGTAGGTGGGCGAGTTTTCGATTTGGAAAAAAAGTAGAAAAAGGAATGAATAGTCGGGTCAGATCGGGTACGATCCCGACACCGCCAATAATTTTGTTTCTtccattattatttatttgaataatgttactattttgttttgttttatagGGATTTTACAATGCAGCTTTAAAAGAGATGTGCTGGTGCACCTTTAACttgtttctagaaaaaaaatttagtctaattttttttcatattcatatacgttataaatatttaagatgtcctacaaaattttaaaaaattcagaataatttacaatatagaaaataatgttcaaacagtctattttacacgcgtataaaataaaatagtcagacgtacaacacactgtttgaacataattttcggcatgttaaactttttcaaatttcttaaaattttataggatgtcttaaataactataatatacatgatcatgagaaaaaatttaactaaaaaattatttcggatgctaaaacagataaagatgcatcaatatatccattttaagagtgtgcattgtagaattttcctaaaattattattattatttagaaaaaaatacccTTTCGAAAAATAAGAAATAGGTAAAGTAAATTTTAAAGTAGTTTTTCTTCCCTCATATTTGACTAACATGATTTTTTCATACTTCATAGTTCTCACTGAGATCCAATCTAAAAATTTTCTCTCACATTCAAtctatttagaaaaattatctTCATATCCAATtcaattaaactttaaaatcCTATCCAATCTAATAACTAATTTAGATAGTGTTTAATAACatatttttaatcaattttgtatctttaaaattaaaaaagtgaaaatattttttaaaaatatattttataaaactatttttattttttaattgagaatcaaaattttaaaaacaaagtcattttcaatattaatatatatatatgatttttattttttaataatttttattatataaataaatataagttataatttttaatatatataaatataattagattgaatcattttaatttaattaaattttagggTTAACATCCAATAACtccaattaaattaaattggatATCCACTCCTAATTGTTACAAATACATCATAATattgttattaaaataaaataaaattgaagtgTCACCTCTATTTGATTTTTAACGGgccttttatatttttatggtattttattttatttattttaattttttttataagcttAGATTTGTCATATTATTGTAAATGTCTTTTTAAatctcatatttaatattttaaagtttatttctATTTGTGTAAAGCATAAACGGAAAAAAATCAAATGTATCATATTCCAAAATCCAGTTTTTCATCAATAAACTAatcatattttttgtttttgatcaaaaatttgttttgattatataaaaataaaatttttatatataaatttttttattctaatctaTGATAATTTCATCAAGAAATTAACTTTTCTATCAAacaattagttttaattatataaaagtaaaatttatatgagtttttaaattttttatgatattttttttttatctataatGATTTATCtcatattcttaattttttttataaaaaaatatcataatcaaatttacatgacatatatatcaaaatttttatttttttcatatatttttgtaaatagcccttaAATCTattattgaattatttttcCAATAAATTTCATTTTATGGCAACACATTAATGATCACAATGTCGTTCACCTGTTCCTCCATGCtatcttaaattattaaaaagaacATGGTCTCTATAAAAGAGATCAACCTTTTTGGGTGTGTGTGAGATATATGACAAAAGGGTCATTTGCTCTTTATGTTTGTGTCAAGTTTAGGTTATTTTTTATGCAATGAATTGTCGAGCACCTTTGAAAGTTAGATATGAAATTAATGGGTTTCACAATTATTCCAACGAACAAGACATTATTAACCACATTTATTTGTTTAACCAACTTAGagttgtgaaagtgaaactgaaAGCCATGATATATTTCATAAGTACTTTTAGTTGATTCAGCAAGAAAAAGTACTTTAAgttggtatttttcataattggAAGTGCACTACACGTTATTTTACGTATTAAAATATTgagataagttgaaaaatgccttttttattaatcatttaattaaatttacctctaattttatatttatttgaaacatacttctttttatatatattgtacccaaaataccttgacataagagagtcacatggaaagtatcttgaagtgacaggggcaaaattggtataatatttaaaaaaagaggtaaaaatgatagattttaaaaaagaggtaaaaataaaagtggacaatataaaaagggtatagagtgtaatttccccTCAAATATTACTAATGCTATTATTATGCTAATGCTAACTCCCTTCAAAttaaggggtaagttgaaaaatacccattttattaatcaattaattaaatttgtctctaattttatatttatttgaaacatacctatttttatatgtattgtacctaaaataccctgacataagagagtcacatggagaatatcttgaagtgacaggggtaaaattggtacaatatttaaaaaaggaggtaaaaataatagactttaaaaaagagggtaaaaataaaagaggacaatataaaaagggtatagagtctaATTTCCTATCAAATTAAAGCAAGTAACATACAAAGCCCattacacaaagcagaacagAACAAAGCCCATAATGAAGGGCTTTCAAATGGGCTGGGCTGGGCTGGGCCGCTATTCAAATCTCGCTGCCTAGAAGTGCGGGACGCACCGCAGCGCATTATAACAGTATGTACACGTCAGACAGACACGTGATATCACTCAGTCGCCATTTTTTCGGGACACGTTAGTTCGTCTAATCTAATTGTCAGCAACGAATAAACGATAACGTCATCTATCTTATCTCTCATCAAACTTTCACTATCGCCACTCCAAAATGTAAGCCTGAAAAGACAAAATTACCCTCTAAATGTAGCATTTCAAAGCCTTATATGTGGATATTTTCGTCACTTGGTTCAATGGAAGAGGTGCCCCGTTGTCCAAACCAGACTCTTCCTATGGTTTATAAAGCTTTACGGAAAACGTACATAACTCTTTTTTGTACAGTGACAACAAAAGATTAGGAAGAAGACAAGTTCTGCCTATGCATGGCATTTTACCAACCAAACCAAAACAAAACCATTGTTCACTAATAGAGACGCTTCGTTACCAAAACCCATTTCAGAGTATAGTGTTTTTCTTTATCGGGTTCGGAAAATTCGAATGATCGATCATACGATACGTGTTTAGCTCAAAGACTATTTTTTTGCTTTCTACTGTTTTATATTTGGTTTTTGGGAAGTAAGGAAGAGATGGTGGTGTCAAAGATATGGAGGAGAGGAGTTCATTACTTGCAGAAACGGAACGCCACAAGTGTTCCTTCTGATTTGTTGGAAAAGGGTCAGAATCGCGTTATCGATGCTTCTCTAACTCTCATTCGCGAGAGGGCAAAGCTCAAGGTAATATTTGTATAAACTTTTATGTTTGGTAATGAAAATTTTGAGATGGGTTTGTTAAAATAAGCAGGCAGAGTGAGTGAATTTATGTATCAAATTTTGATTATTAGGGAGAATTAGTGCGTGCTTTAGGTGGTTCTGTAGCATCGGCCTCTCTTCTTGGAGTTCCAATTGGACATAACTCGTCCTTTTTACAAGGGCCTGCTTTTGCTCCT is a window from the Cannabis sativa cultivar Pink pepper isolate KNU-18-1 chromosome 1, ASM2916894v1, whole genome shotgun sequence genome containing:
- the LOC115705610 gene encoding pectinesterase inhibitor 9; translation: MHVQCTISSLYSLFYLYSSLITTKYLTYTIYVKLKKPLPRGKNKFMVKLTRLFLSLISSFLILFYTSTTAQTTIPRRSRTRAYIEVSCQITEYQDLCIRSLTAYIHSSNTTILSPRQLVHYALLASQHRAQHTTTFLLQVSKPLVKAKKEREYQAVKDCLEQIDMCVDQLSMSIKELRQLGREETTRENVDWHIGNVETWVGSALTDATTCLDEFPAGVRMSKMKATVKAKVLNVAQVTENALALFHHFVVRHRAPGPPQKP
- the LOC115705609 gene encoding protein GRAVITROPIC IN THE LIGHT 1; protein product: MLPTGAKDSQLRENNSQKVHPQPMEEAMNQNPEAVEALISKIFTNISSLKSAYIQLQAAHTPYNPDKIQTADKLVISELKNLSELKHFYRENNPKPVCVSPQDSRLAAEIQEQQSLLKTYEVMVKKFQSEIQNKDSEILQMQRQIEEANQKRIKLEKNLKLRGLLSKDSEGSADENGFFHVDLTPDLFLSYVEATFKAIHDFSKPLINMMKAAGWDLDAAANSIEPNVVYAKRAHKKYAFESNICQQMFSGFQQESFAMKVDDLTLTKESFFNQFLALREMDPLDMLGQSPDSVFGKFCRSKYLVVVHQKMEASFFGNMDQRNYVMGGGHPRTPFYQAFLKLAKAVWLLHRLAYSFDPSVKVFQVKRGSEFSEVYMESVVKNLMIVDENDPKPKVGLMVMPGFWIGGTVIQSRVYLSGMKVAE